The Methanomicrobia archaeon genome includes a window with the following:
- a CDS encoding VUT family protein, which yields MAAVDWRAVPRKLRALEPVFTMDKTQATIILCGFYLFFSFAGNVAATKVTFFGKLVMDAGFIYSLTFTWRDLIHKQLGKKAAITTIWLAAAINLCAALYFQFVVVLPAEPSWADAGGQAAWQFLFGIISPAEAGAWWQTIFSLQLRIVLGSIITALIAELVDTHVYHLWTTGIGRNRPQWSRVFVSNSISIPVDSVLFPLIAFSGIISATAMREMFYTNVMVKAIITLLVFWTIYLVPEKPLYKGDL from the coding sequence ATGGCTGCAGTAGATTGGCGAGCGGTACCCCGTAAACTTCGTGCCCTTGAGCCGGTATTCACCATGGATAAGACGCAGGCCACCATTATACTCTGCGGCTTCTACCTGTTCTTCTCCTTTGCCGGCAACGTCGCGGCCACCAAGGTCACCTTCTTTGGCAAGCTCGTGATGGACGCGGGGTTCATTTATTCGCTCACGTTCACCTGGCGTGACCTGATCCACAAGCAGCTGGGCAAGAAGGCAGCGATCACCACGATCTGGCTGGCTGCGGCGATCAATCTCTGTGCCGCGCTCTATTTCCAGTTTGTGGTGGTCTTGCCCGCCGAGCCGAGCTGGGCCGATGCAGGCGGTCAAGCCGCCTGGCAGTTCCTCTTCGGCATCATAAGCCCCGCGGAGGCCGGCGCGTGGTGGCAGACGATATTCTCGCTCCAGCTCAGGATCGTGCTCGGCTCTATCATCACCGCGCTCATCGCCGAGCTCGTCGATACCCATGTTTATCATCTCTGGACCACGGGCATTGGCAGGAACCGGCCGCAGTGGAGCAGGGTCTTTGTCTCCAACTCCATCTCCATACCGGTCGACAGCGTGCTCTTCCCGCTCATCGCCTTCTCCGGAATTATCAGCGCGACTGCCATGAGAGAGATGTTCTATACCAATGTCATGGTCAAAGCGATCATCACGCTGCTGGTCTTCTGGACGATCTATCTGGTGCCGGAGAAGCCGCTGTACAAGGGGGATCTGTAA
- a CDS encoding mechanosensitive ion channel — protein sequence MNLIDALVALFSNQYVRVLVVSLAAFIVIIVLNKYLRKGLSTTKLPADAQVFVRKTLVYLLIFCVLMYIIQALNLGAIFYPVMGASVLVGAALALAVKDILADAVSGFFLLTDKHFNIGDEITTQGHRGEIIDVTLRKTRLKTADGTIIVLANGKIDASGWVLHHPDARTATEQT from the coding sequence ACTCTTCTCTAATCAGTATGTCCGGGTACTCGTGGTCTCGCTCGCCGCGTTCATCGTCATTATCGTGCTTAATAAGTATCTCCGAAAGGGCCTCAGCACCACGAAGCTTCCGGCAGACGCGCAGGTATTTGTACGGAAAACGCTGGTTTATCTCCTCATTTTTTGCGTTCTGATGTACATCATCCAGGCGCTCAACCTGGGTGCGATCTTCTATCCCGTGATGGGCGCTTCGGTTCTGGTTGGCGCTGCGCTCGCATTGGCCGTGAAGGATATTCTGGCCGATGCGGTAAGTGGATTCTTTCTCCTTACTGACAAACATTTCAATATCGGCGACGAGATCACCACCCAGGGCCATCGCGGTGAGATCATCGATGTTACCTTGCGAAAAACGCGCTTGAAGACTGCTGACGGCACGATCATCGTGCTGGCAAACGGTAAAATCGACGCTTCTGGATGGGTCTTGCATCACCCAGATGCCAGAACGGCGACAGAACAGACGTAG